The following are encoded together in the Deinococcus soli (ex Cha et al. 2016) genome:
- the clpB gene encoding ATP-dependent chaperone ClpB, translating to MNPERFTEASLQALQAAQGLAQQSGHQNLTPTHLLRALTDNDTAARALTLAGSDLTGVRAALDAELAKLPRVQGGEGQLYLDPALARAFQKADTLAGQLGDSFVAADALLLALRGEYRGRGLPTEIDLNRAVNEQRKGKTVTTKTSEQQFDALAKYGTDLTQRARDGKFDPVIGRDEEIRRAMQILLRRTKNNPVLIGEPGVGKTAIAEGLAIRIVKGDVPDGLKNKRIVSLEMGSLLAGAKFRGEFEERLKGVIDEVIGSAGEVILFVDEIHTIVGAGKTEGSPDAGNMLKPALARGELHLIGATTLSEYREIEKDPALERRFQPVFVNEPSVEDTISILRGIKERYQVHHNVEITDPALVAAAGLSHRYITDRQLPDKAIDLIDESAARLRMALESSPERIDQLERRKLQLEIEREALKREKDQDSQNRLLDIEGALKGITDELADVRARWEGERHEVAALREKREALDQVRTDMEKAKRDYDLQRAAELEYGRLPQLEKEVTELEQKLKGAEFAHTQVTEEDIASVVSRWTGIPVNKLMEGEREKLLKLEEQLHGRVIGQDRAIVSVADAIRRSRAGLSDPNRPLGSFMFLGPTGVGKTELAKALAEFLFDSQDAMVRIDMSEYMEKHTVARLIGAPPGYVGFEEGGQLTEAVRRRPYAVLLFDEIEKAHPDVFNVLLQVLDDGRLTDGQGRTVDFRNTLIILTSNIGSPLILEMQHRGEDATAIRDAVMGELQGHFRPEFLNRVDDIIVFDALTAADLHKIVDIQMRGLIRRLAERRVSLHLSGAAKDRLAQIGYDPAFGARPLKRAISREIETPLAREILQGNVPDSSSLTVDYDGTNFTFQTGALN from the coding sequence TTGAACCCTGAACGCTTCACCGAGGCCAGCCTGCAGGCCCTCCAGGCCGCGCAGGGGCTCGCGCAGCAGAGCGGGCACCAGAACCTCACCCCCACGCACCTGCTGCGCGCCCTGACCGATAACGACACCGCCGCGCGCGCCCTTACCCTGGCGGGCAGCGACCTGACGGGGGTCCGCGCCGCGCTGGATGCCGAACTCGCCAAACTCCCGCGCGTGCAGGGCGGCGAGGGCCAGCTGTACCTCGACCCCGCGCTGGCCCGCGCCTTTCAGAAGGCCGACACCCTGGCCGGGCAACTCGGCGACTCGTTCGTGGCCGCCGACGCCCTCCTGCTCGCCCTGCGCGGCGAGTACCGCGGCCGGGGACTGCCCACCGAAATCGACCTGAACCGCGCCGTGAACGAGCAGCGCAAAGGAAAGACCGTGACGACCAAAACCAGTGAACAGCAGTTCGACGCCCTCGCCAAGTACGGCACGGACCTCACGCAGCGCGCCCGCGACGGCAAGTTCGACCCCGTGATCGGCCGCGACGAGGAGATCCGCCGCGCCATGCAGATCCTCCTGCGCCGCACGAAGAACAACCCGGTGCTGATCGGCGAACCCGGCGTGGGCAAGACCGCCATCGCCGAAGGGCTCGCCATCCGCATCGTGAAGGGCGACGTGCCGGACGGCCTGAAGAACAAGCGCATCGTCAGCCTGGAGATGGGCAGCCTGCTCGCCGGCGCGAAGTTCCGCGGGGAGTTCGAGGAACGCCTCAAGGGCGTCATCGACGAGGTGATCGGCTCGGCGGGCGAGGTCATCCTGTTCGTGGACGAGATCCACACCATCGTCGGGGCGGGCAAGACCGAGGGCAGCCCCGACGCGGGCAACATGCTCAAGCCCGCCCTGGCGCGCGGTGAACTGCACCTGATCGGCGCGACGACCCTCAGCGAGTACCGCGAGATCGAGAAGGACCCCGCCCTGGAACGCCGTTTTCAGCCGGTGTTCGTGAACGAACCCAGCGTGGAGGACACGATCTCGATCCTGCGCGGCATCAAGGAGCGCTATCAGGTCCACCACAACGTGGAGATCACCGACCCGGCACTGGTCGCCGCCGCGGGGCTCTCGCACCGCTACATCACCGACCGGCAGCTGCCGGACAAGGCCATCGACCTGATCGACGAGTCCGCCGCGCGCCTGCGCATGGCGCTGGAAAGCAGCCCCGAACGCATCGACCAGCTCGAGCGCCGCAAGCTGCAGCTGGAAATTGAACGCGAGGCCCTGAAGCGCGAGAAGGATCAGGACAGCCAGAACCGCCTGCTGGACATCGAGGGTGCCCTGAAGGGCATCACCGACGAGCTGGCCGACGTCCGCGCCCGCTGGGAGGGTGAGCGGCACGAGGTCGCCGCGCTGCGCGAGAAACGCGAGGCGCTCGATCAGGTGCGCACCGACATGGAGAAGGCCAAGCGCGACTACGACCTGCAACGCGCCGCCGAACTGGAGTACGGCCGCCTGCCGCAGCTGGAAAAGGAAGTCACCGAGCTGGAGCAGAAACTCAAGGGCGCCGAGTTCGCGCACACCCAGGTGACCGAGGAGGACATCGCGTCCGTCGTGAGCCGCTGGACCGGGATTCCCGTGAACAAGCTCATGGAGGGCGAACGCGAGAAACTCCTGAAACTCGAAGAGCAGCTGCACGGCCGCGTGATCGGGCAGGACCGCGCGATCGTGAGCGTCGCGGACGCCATCCGCCGCAGCCGCGCTGGCCTGAGTGACCCGAACCGTCCGCTGGGCAGCTTCATGTTCCTCGGCCCGACCGGGGTGGGCAAGACCGAACTGGCCAAGGCCCTCGCGGAGTTCCTGTTCGACAGCCAGGACGCCATGGTCCGCATCGACATGAGCGAGTACATGGAGAAGCACACCGTCGCCCGCCTGATCGGCGCGCCTCCCGGCTACGTGGGCTTTGAGGAGGGCGGCCAGCTGACCGAGGCTGTCCGCCGCCGCCCCTACGCGGTGCTGCTGTTCGACGAGATCGAGAAGGCGCACCCGGACGTGTTTAACGTGCTGCTGCAGGTGCTGGACGACGGCCGCCTGACCGACGGGCAGGGCCGCACCGTGGACTTCCGCAACACGCTGATCATCCTGACCAGCAACATCGGCTCGCCGCTGATCCTGGAGATGCAGCACCGCGGTGAGGACGCCACCGCCATCCGAGACGCCGTGATGGGCGAGTTGCAGGGCCACTTCCGCCCGGAGTTCCTGAACCGCGTGGACGACATCATCGTGTTCGATGCGCTGACCGCCGCGGACCTGCACAAGATCGTGGACATCCAGATGCGCGGCCTGATCCGCCGCCTCGCCGAGCGCCGCGTCAGCCTGCACCTGAGTGGCGCCGCGAAGGACCGACTGGCGCAGATCGGGTACGACCCGGCCTTCGGGGCGCGCCCCCTGAAACGCGCGATCAGCCGCGAGATCGAGACGCCGCTGGCCCGCGAGATCCTCCAGGGGAACGTGCCGGACAGCAGCAGCCTGACCGTGGACTACGACGGCACGAACTTCACGTTCCAGACCGGCGCGCTGAACTGA
- a CDS encoding lipocalin family protein, producing the protein MRPKVIPVLAALLLSGCAPVQTVVNPAQLPAATDFGAHANPMEWWYVSAYLPAEGLALHWAHFRVQDSRVPVPLMISHVAVTDLRTGQLTFLEQPAGTGEVTSPPLRVRQGAWTLTQAGPEPMAPLSLKAGPLNLTLTPVKGPVLHPPGFSGSADTGVLFYQGITRLDLTGTVNGRAVRGQAWLDHQWGNQIPGRSVLWDWFSVHLDGGQDLMVYRVRRLDRSVAQLIGSVVEPDGRVRAVPGEVWDSPSGRRYTVGWRLVSDEFDLGVQAVRREQELLSRSRRIEYWEGPIEVTGTWGAAPAVGTGMMELVSGPWSP; encoded by the coding sequence ATGCGTCCCAAGGTCATTCCGGTGCTGGCGGCCCTCCTCCTGAGCGGGTGCGCGCCGGTGCAGACGGTCGTGAATCCGGCGCAGTTGCCCGCCGCCACGGATTTCGGGGCGCACGCGAACCCGATGGAGTGGTGGTACGTGAGCGCGTACCTGCCCGCAGAGGGGCTGGCGCTGCACTGGGCGCATTTCCGGGTGCAGGACAGCCGCGTACCGGTCCCGCTGATGATCTCGCACGTGGCGGTCACGGATCTGCGTACGGGGCAGCTGACCTTCCTGGAGCAGCCCGCCGGGACCGGCGAGGTGACCTCTCCCCCGCTGCGGGTGCGGCAGGGGGCGTGGACGCTGACGCAGGCGGGCCCGGAGCCAATGGCCCCGCTGAGCCTGAAAGCCGGGCCGCTGAACCTGACGCTGACCCCGGTGAAGGGTCCCGTGCTGCACCCGCCGGGGTTCAGCGGCAGTGCCGATACGGGCGTGCTGTTCTACCAGGGGATCACGCGGCTGGACCTGACCGGCACCGTGAACGGGCGCGCGGTGCGGGGGCAGGCGTGGCTGGATCACCAGTGGGGCAACCAGATTCCGGGCCGTTCGGTGCTGTGGGACTGGTTCAGCGTGCATCTGGACGGTGGGCAGGACCTGATGGTGTACCGGGTGCGGCGCCTGGACAGATCGGTGGCGCAGCTGATCGGCAGCGTGGTGGAACCGGACGGGCGGGTGCGGGCCGTGCCGGGCGAGGTGTGGGACAGTCCATCGGGGCGCCGGTACACGGTGGGCTGGCGTCTCGTCTCCGATGAGTTCGACCTGGGCGTGCAGGCGGTGCGGCGGGAGCAGGAACTCCTGAGCCGCAGCAGGCGCATCGAGTACTGGGAGGGACCCATCGAGGTGACAGGCACCTGGGGCGCCGCGCCTGCTGTGGGGACCGGGATGATGGAACTCGTGAGCGGGCCGTGGTCACCGTGA
- a CDS encoding ABC transporter ATP-binding protein — protein MPKPMLELDNIHTYYDHIHALKGISLTVNEGEIVALIGGNGAGKTTTLRTISGMMKPRTGSMTFEGQTIAGIPAHHIMQKGISHVPEGRRIFKDMSVRENLDVGAYTVTDRALIESRIQEGFGFFPRLKEREHQLGGTMSGGEQQMLAIARALMVAPRLLLLDEPSMGLSPLFVEAIFDIIVKLNKERGTTVLLVEQNANMALQIAHRAYVLQTGEIKLSGNAADIAQDESVRKAYLGDE, from the coding sequence ATGCCTAAGCCCATGCTCGAACTCGACAACATCCACACGTACTACGACCACATCCACGCCCTGAAAGGCATCAGCCTGACCGTGAACGAGGGCGAGATCGTCGCGCTGATCGGCGGGAACGGCGCCGGGAAGACCACCACGCTGCGCACCATCAGCGGCATGATGAAACCCCGCACCGGCAGCATGACCTTCGAGGGGCAGACGATCGCCGGGATTCCCGCGCACCACATCATGCAGAAGGGCATCAGCCACGTGCCCGAGGGCCGCCGGATCTTCAAGGACATGAGTGTCCGCGAGAACCTGGACGTGGGCGCGTACACCGTCACCGACCGCGCGCTGATCGAGAGCCGCATTCAGGAAGGTTTCGGGTTCTTCCCGCGCCTGAAGGAACGCGAGCACCAGCTGGGCGGCACGATGTCCGGCGGGGAGCAGCAGATGCTCGCCATTGCCCGCGCGCTGATGGTCGCGCCCCGGCTGCTGCTGCTGGACGAACCCAGCATGGGCCTGTCTCCGCTGTTCGTGGAGGCCATCTTCGACATCATCGTGAAGCTGAACAAGGAGCGCGGCACGACCGTGCTGCTGGTCGAGCAGAACGCGAACATGGCCCTGCAGATCGCGCACCGCGCGTACGTGCTGCAGACCGGCGAGATCAAACTCTCCGGGAACGCCGCCGACATCGCGCAGGACGAGAGCGTCCGCAAGGCGTACCTCGGCGACGAGTAA
- a CDS encoding ABC transporter ATP-binding protein: MSGNILEVAGVTKVFGGLTAVNDVTMNIPERSIVSVIGPNGAGKTTFFNMITGIYEPTRGTIRLGGRELVGMRPDQVTEAGIARTFQNIRLFSTMTSEENIMVGRHSRLKSGFLDAVLRTKKFHDGEQEARDAARIMLDFVGLGKWRNELATNLPYGDQRKLEIARALATTPKLILLDEPAAGMNPRETEDLKALIRRVRDELGVTVCLIEHDMRLVMTLSEHITVLDYGTKIAEGKPHQVRNDPRVMEAYLGRGAAAGDYGKEERPHA; this comes from the coding sequence GTGAGCGGCAACATCCTCGAAGTGGCAGGTGTCACGAAGGTCTTCGGTGGTCTGACCGCCGTGAACGACGTGACCATGAACATCCCCGAGCGCAGCATCGTCAGCGTGATCGGCCCGAACGGCGCCGGGAAGACCACCTTCTTCAACATGATCACCGGCATCTACGAACCCACCCGGGGCACCATCCGCCTGGGGGGCCGGGAACTGGTCGGCATGCGGCCCGATCAGGTGACGGAAGCCGGGATCGCGCGCACCTTCCAGAACATCCGCCTGTTCTCCACCATGACCAGCGAGGAGAACATCATGGTGGGCCGCCACAGTCGCCTGAAGAGCGGCTTCCTGGACGCCGTGCTGCGCACGAAGAAATTCCACGACGGCGAGCAGGAGGCCAGGGACGCGGCGCGGATCATGCTGGACTTCGTGGGGCTGGGCAAGTGGCGCAACGAACTGGCCACCAACCTCCCGTACGGGGATCAGCGCAAACTGGAGATCGCCCGCGCGCTGGCCACCACGCCGAAACTGATCCTGCTGGACGAACCGGCCGCCGGGATGAACCCCCGCGAGACCGAGGACCTGAAGGCCCTGATCCGCCGCGTGCGTGACGAACTGGGCGTGACGGTCTGCCTGATCGAGCACGACATGCGCCTCGTGATGACCCTGTCCGAGCACATCACCGTGCTGGACTACGGCACAAAGATCGCCGAGGGGAAACCGCATCAGGTGCGGAACGACCCGCGCGTGATGGAAGCGTACCTGGGCCGCGGCGCCGCCGCCGGCGACTACGGGAAGGAAGAACGCCCCCATGCCTAA
- a CDS encoding branched-chain amino acid ABC transporter permease: protein MTATLQKRPKASAPDRTILLVLFFIVTSAFLLVSHNGDLLGQMGPVGTALKNPIVEALMVSLFLANILFAYLWKAAPWARALVGVGSLLFVLPAAGREDTSLLDLSIQIMIFAALALGLNIVVGLAGLLDLGYVAFFAVGAYTWGIVGSPRFAEILRYFGENPGGTNSGTLAIGLVLTAVTAASMLYINRLTSRAAPTAATTWSFRLASVGLVAGVILTVRAILVLMAPQADGLANGLNAGFFWLFLALSIFAAAAVGVLIGLPVLKLKGDYLAIITLGLGEVIRVLANNLDLYSAGSQGITPIKSASVPWFDAAAGALGFAPDQYYLLFLYVLVLVMIVLILTVNVRLDRSRIGRAWIAIRDDEVAAQAMGVPLMQTKLIAFATGASFAGVMGMIFAAKQQFISPESFVLNQSIAILSMVILGGMGSFPGVILGAAVVTLLNLRILPGLGEATANISWIPQDANPGQLQRLIFGAILVAMMLLRPEGLLPNRRRQLELHHDDNQEDESAQGNAGALGTASGDVYSAGYAPAKEDDKAGGSR from the coding sequence ATGACCGCCACGCTCCAGAAGCGGCCCAAGGCCAGCGCGCCTGACCGCACGATCCTGCTGGTGCTGTTCTTCATCGTAACCAGTGCGTTCCTGCTCGTCTCGCACAACGGCGACCTGCTGGGCCAGATGGGCCCGGTCGGGACCGCGCTGAAAAACCCCATCGTGGAAGCCCTGATGGTCAGCCTCTTCCTGGCGAACATCCTGTTCGCGTACCTATGGAAGGCCGCGCCGTGGGCCCGCGCCCTAGTGGGTGTCGGCAGCCTGCTGTTCGTGCTGCCCGCCGCGGGCCGCGAGGACACCAGCCTGCTTGACCTGAGCATCCAGATCATGATCTTCGCCGCGCTGGCGCTGGGCCTGAACATCGTGGTGGGCCTCGCGGGCCTGCTCGACCTGGGGTACGTGGCGTTCTTCGCGGTGGGTGCGTACACCTGGGGCATCGTGGGCAGCCCGCGCTTCGCGGAGATCCTGCGCTACTTCGGGGAGAACCCGGGCGGCACGAACTCCGGCACACTCGCCATCGGGCTGGTGCTGACCGCCGTGACGGCCGCGAGCATGCTGTATATCAACCGCCTGACATCGCGCGCCGCGCCGACCGCTGCGACCACCTGGAGTTTCCGGCTGGCCAGCGTCGGTCTGGTCGCCGGCGTCATCCTGACGGTCCGCGCCATTCTGGTGCTGATGGCCCCACAGGCCGACGGCCTGGCCAACGGCCTGAATGCCGGGTTCTTCTGGCTGTTCCTGGCGCTGAGCATCTTCGCCGCTGCCGCCGTGGGCGTCCTGATCGGTCTGCCTGTGCTGAAACTGAAGGGCGACTACCTGGCGATCATCACGCTGGGTCTCGGTGAGGTGATCCGCGTGCTGGCGAACAACCTCGACCTGTACTCGGCGGGCTCACAGGGCATCACGCCCATCAAGAGTGCCTCGGTGCCGTGGTTCGACGCGGCGGCAGGCGCGCTGGGCTTCGCGCCCGACCAGTACTACCTGCTGTTCCTGTACGTGCTGGTCCTCGTCATGATCGTCCTGATCCTGACCGTGAACGTCCGCCTGGACCGCAGCCGTATCGGCCGCGCCTGGATCGCCATCCGTGACGACGAGGTGGCCGCGCAGGCCATGGGCGTGCCGCTGATGCAGACCAAACTGATCGCCTTCGCGACCGGCGCGAGCTTCGCGGGCGTGATGGGGATGATCTTCGCCGCCAAACAGCAGTTCATCAGCCCCGAGAGCTTCGTGCTGAACCAGAGCATCGCGATCCTGTCCATGGTCATCCTGGGCGGCATGGGGTCCTTCCCCGGCGTGATCCTGGGCGCGGCGGTCGTGACCCTGCTGAACCTGCGCATCCTGCCCGGCCTGGGCGAGGCGACCGCGAACATCTCCTGGATTCCGCAGGATGCCAATCCCGGCCAGCTGCAGCGCCTGATCTTCGGCGCGATCCTGGTCGCCATGATGCTCCTGCGGCCCGAGGGCCTGCTGCCCAACCGCCGGCGACAGCTGGAACTGCACCACGACGACAACCAGGAAGACGAGAGTGCCCAGGGCAACGCGGGCGCACTCGGAACGGCCAGCGGCGACGTGTACAGCGCCGGGTACGCCCCGGCGAAGGAAGACGACAAGGCAGGGGGCAGCAGGTGA
- a CDS encoding branched-chain amino acid ABC transporter permease, giving the protein MELSTLLPFLANVIVGGLVLGFVYAIIALGYTMVYGVLQLINFAHSEVFVTGAVVGFEVFRVLAPVNMNGYLKLLIALLAAMTISGLLNVIIERLAYRPLRGAPKLVPLITAIGVSLILQDVLRVIEGFQGRFDLTYTLPAGFSSAFCGPESSCAPLGKFLTGIGVSLQLKDVILIVVSLLSLAVLNYIVNRTRMGKAIRAVAQDRVTAGLMGIDGNRMISATFLIGGALGGISGVLFGMKFGTINAYSGFIPGVTAFTAAVLGGIGSIPGAVLGGLLLGVLEKLIGVSNVFGELLGIKNLAVIDDSYSKLGAFIALVLILIFKPTGLLGKSNVEKV; this is encoded by the coding sequence GATCGTCGGCGGGCTCGTGCTGGGCTTCGTGTACGCCATCATCGCCCTGGGTTACACCATGGTGTACGGCGTGCTCCAGCTCATCAACTTCGCGCACAGCGAAGTGTTCGTTACCGGAGCCGTCGTCGGCTTCGAAGTCTTCCGTGTCCTGGCACCCGTGAACATGAACGGGTACCTGAAGCTCCTGATCGCGCTGCTGGCCGCCATGACCATCTCGGGTCTGCTGAACGTGATCATCGAGCGTCTCGCCTACCGGCCCCTGCGCGGCGCTCCGAAACTGGTGCCGCTCATCACCGCGATCGGGGTGTCCCTAATCCTTCAGGACGTCCTGCGCGTCATCGAGGGTTTCCAGGGCCGCTTCGACCTGACCTACACCCTGCCTGCCGGATTCTCCTCGGCGTTCTGCGGGCCTGAAAGCAGCTGCGCGCCCCTCGGGAAATTCCTGACGGGGATCGGCGTGAGCCTGCAGCTCAAGGACGTCATCCTGATCGTCGTGTCGCTGCTGAGTCTCGCAGTGCTGAACTACATCGTGAACCGCACCCGTATGGGCAAGGCCATTCGCGCCGTCGCGCAGGACCGCGTGACCGCCGGACTGATGGGCATCGACGGCAACCGCATGATCAGCGCCACCTTCCTGATCGGCGGGGCGCTGGGCGGCATCAGCGGCGTGCTGTTCGGCATGAAGTTCGGCACCATCAACGCCTACAGCGGCTTCATCCCCGGCGTGACCGCCTTCACGGCCGCCGTGCTGGGCGGCATCGGCTCGATTCCCGGCGCGGTGCTGGGCGGCCTGCTGCTGGGCGTGCTGGAGAAACTGATCGGCGTGTCCAACGTGTTCGGTGAGCTGCTGGGCATCAAGAACCTCGCCGTGATCGACGACTCGTACAGCAAACTGGGCGCGTTCATCGCACTGGTGCTGATCCTGATCTTCAAACCCACCGGTCTGCTCGGCAAGAGCAACGTGGAGAAAGTATGA